The Candidatus Endomicrobium procryptotermitis DNA segment AAGATGCGGACCTGTTGCAAGTCCAGTACTGCCGACATATCCTACTATTTGTCCTTGTCTTACTCTTATGCCTCTTCTTATTCCTCTGCCATATTTTGACAGATGTCCGTAAGATGTTACATACCCGTTTGAATGCCTAACTTCGACGTAATTGCCGAATCCGCCATTTTTTTGAGATTTTGTAACGGTTCCATCGCCGATTGAAGATACTGGTGTTCCGGTAGGAGCTGCATAATCTATACCAAGGTGAGGTCTCACTATTTTTAATATCGGGTGAAGCCTGTTCGGATTAAATTTTGAACTTATCCTTTTAAATTGGAGCGGCGCTTTTAAAAATGCACTTCTTACAGACTTTGCATTTTCATCGAAATATCCAAATTTTCCTTTTGCTGTTTTAAACAAAATGGCATTATAAATTTTTTTACCTGATTTATATCGTGCAGCGATAATTTTTGAATATGACTGTACATTTTTCTTTGCTATGGTTTCAACCTCATAGATGATTGTAAAAGCGTCGCCTTGTCTTGTGTCGGTAAGAAAGTCCATCTGCCATGCAAATATGTCAGCAAAAGATATAATTAAACTGGACTGCACACCTTGTCCTTCCATAGCGTTCCACAAAGACGAATCTATCGTGCCGGATATATTGAAAGTAGATAGTGTTTTTGCAAGAACTTTTTTTGAAGATTCGATTGAACCGTCATCCATCTTTTGTATTGAGTAAAAAGATTCTCCTGCGGGATAATACCAAAAGTTTATCCATTGCCCTGTTGTTGTGGAATAGACGACTTCAAAAAAGTCTCCCGCGTTAATTTTTCCGATTTTGAATCCTATTTTGCCCAGTTCTTTCTTTATTGCCGTTTTATCATTGTCTGCAAGCCTTGTTTTCTTTAAAGCCAAATCAAAAGAATCTCTGTAAACGATTACGGTTTTCTCAATATCCATAATATATTCTACAGGTTCGGGTTTAAATTCGAGCTTGCTTATTTTTGTGAACAATACCCATGAATATGCGGCAGCCGTTACGATAAATGTGATAATGCAAATATATATTTTTCTTAATTTTTGATTCATTTCTGGACTATTTTACAAGATTTGCGGCATTTTGACAATGTCGGAATAATTATGATAAAATCCATTTAGTTATTACTATATTTTGAGATTAAAAAATGGAGATTTGCCATGGCAGAAATTAAAGCTTTTGATGCAGTAAGATATCCACAAGAAAATATTACAAACTATATATGTCCTCCTTACGACGTTATAAACCCGCAGGAAAAAGCAAGGCTTCAAAAACTTTCTCCTTACAACATAATAAATGTCGAATTGCCAGATATCAAAGGCAAAAAAAATAAATATGTCAATGCATCAGAAATTTTTAAAAGCTGGATAAAAGAAGGCGTTTTAAAGTATGACGGCAAACCTGCATATTATTTTTACGAACAGGTTTTTGAAGACCACGGGATAAAAATGACAAGGAGAGGCTTTTTTGCCGCTTTAAAACTTGAAAATCCGCATTCCGCAAAAGGTTCAGTAAAACCCCATGA contains these protein-coding regions:
- a CDS encoding peptidoglycan DD-metalloendopeptidase family protein; its protein translation is MNQKLRKIYICIITFIVTAAAYSWVLFTKISKLEFKPEPVEYIMDIEKTVIVYRDSFDLALKKTRLADNDKTAIKKELGKIGFKIGKINAGDFFEVVYSTTTGQWINFWYYPAGESFYSIQKMDDGSIESSKKVLAKTLSTFNISGTIDSSLWNAMEGQGVQSSLIISFADIFAWQMDFLTDTRQGDAFTIIYEVETIAKKNVQSYSKIIAARYKSGKKIYNAILFKTAKGKFGYFDENAKSVRSAFLKAPLQFKRISSKFNPNRLHPILKIVRPHLGIDYAAPTGTPVSSIGDGTVTKSQKNGGFGNYVEVRHSNGYVTSYGHLSKYGRGIRRGIRVRQGQIVGYVGSTGLATGPHLDFRIKKNGKFVNFLTMKTPPVAVLSGRDKEEFLKYAEEMKMKLDEI